A DNA window from Camelina sativa cultivar DH55 chromosome 17, Cs, whole genome shotgun sequence contains the following coding sequences:
- the LOC104757377 gene encoding auxin response factor 6 isoform X2: MRLSSAGFNPQPHEGEKRVLNSELWHACAGPLVSLPPVGSRVVYFPQGHSEQVAASTNKEVDAHIPNYPSLHPQLICQLHNVTMHADVETDEVYAQMTLQPLNAQEQKDPYLPAELGVPSRQPTNYFCKTLTASDTSTHGGFSVPRRAAEKVFPPLDYSQQPPAQELMARDLHDNEWKFRHIFRGQPKRHLLTTGWSVFVSAKRLVAGDSVLFIWNDKNQLLLGIRRANRPQTVMPSSVLSSDSMHLGLLAAAAHAAATNSRFTIFYNPRNPLFFRASPSEFVIPLAKYVKAVYHTRVSVGMRFRMLFETEESSVRRYMGTITGICDLDPTRWANSHWRSVKVGWDESTAGERQPRVSLWEIEPLTTFPMYPSPFPLRLKRPWPPGLPSFHGLKEDDMGMSMSSPLMWDRGLQSLNFQGMGVNPWMQPRLDTSGFLGMQNDVYQAMAAAALQDMRGIDPAKAAASLLQFQNSSGFSMQSPSLVQPQMLQQQLSQQQQQQLSQQQQQQLSQQQQQQQQLSQHQQQQQQQQAYLGVPETHQPQSQAQSQSNNLLSQQQQVVDNHNPSASSPAVVSTMSQFGSASQSNTSPLQSMASLCHQQSFSDTNGGNNPISPLHSLLSNFSQDESSQLLNLTRTNSAMTSSGWPSKRPAVDSSFQHSGAGNNTQSVMEQLGQSHTSNVPPNAVSLPPFPGGRECSIEQEGSASDPHSHLLFGVNIDSSSLLMPNGMSNLRSIGIEGGDSTTLPFTSSNFNNDFSGNLAMTTPSSCIDESGFLQSSENIGSENPQSNTFVKVYKSGSFGRSLDISKFSSYHELRSELARMFGLEGQLEDPVRSGWQLVFVDRENDVLLLGDDPWPEFVSSVWCIKILSPQEVQQMGKRGLELLNSAPSSNNVDKLPSNGNCDDFGNRSDPRNLGNGIASVGGTFNY, translated from the exons ATGAGATTGTCTTCAGCTGGGTTTAATCCTCAACCTCATGAAG GAGAGAAGAGAGTTCTTAATTCTGAGCTCTGGCATGCTTGTGCTGGTCCTCTTGTCTCGTTACCTCCTGTTGGAAGCAGAGTTGTGTATTTCCCTCAAGGTCACAGTGAACAG GTCGCTGCTTCGACCAACAAAGAAGTGGATGCTCATATACCAAACTATCCAAGCTTGCATCCGCAGCTTATCTGTCAGCTTCACAATGTCACAATGCAT GCTGATGTGGAGACTGATGAAGTCTATGCACAGATGACTTTACAACCTTTGAATGCG CAAGAGCAAAAAGATCCTTACCTTCCGGCGGAATTAGGTGTCCCAAGTAGACAGCCTACAAACTATTTCTGTAAAACTCTGACTGCTAGTGATACAAGCACTCATGGTGGTTTCTCTGTACCTCGCCGAGCTGCTGAGAAAGTTTTCCCTCCCTTG GATTACTCACAACAGCCTCCAGCTCAAGAGTTGATGGCGAGGGATCTGCATGATAACGAATGGAAGTTCAGGCATATCTTCCGAG GCCAACCAAAGAGACATCTCCTTACTACGGGTTGGAGCGTATTTGTGAGTGCTAAAAGGCTTGTTGCTGGTGACTCTGTGCTTTTCATCTG GAACGATAAGAATCAATTGCTTCTTGGTATAAGGCGAGCCAACCGACCACAAACTGTCATGCCTTCATCTGTTTTGTCAAGTGACAGTATGCATTTAGGTCTTCTTGCTGCAGCAGCTCATGCTGCCGCCACAAACAGCCGATTCACTATCTTCTATAACCCAAG GAATCCGCTTTTCTTCAGGGCGAGTCCTTCAGAGTTCGTTATACCCCTGGCTAAGTATGTGAAAGCGGTTTATCACACTCGCGTCTCTGTTGGCATGCGGTTTAGGATGCTGTTTGAAACCGAAGAATCAAGTGTTCGTCG GTACATGGGTACAATAACTGGCATTTGTGATCTTGATCCTACTCGTTGGGCTAATTCTCATTGGCGGTCCGTTAAG GTTGGGTGGGACGAGTCTACTGCAGGGGAGAGACAACCGAGGGTTTCCTTGTGGGAAATTGAACCTTTAACGACATTTCCGATGTATCCATCTCCTTTCCCTCTCAGGCTTAAACGTCCTTGGCCTCCTGGTCTCCCATCTTTCCATG gCCTTAAAGAAGATGACATGGGTATGAGTATGAGTTCGCCGCTTATGTGGGATCGTGGTCTCCAATCTTTAAACTTTCAAGGTATGGGAGTAAACCCGTGGATGCAGCCGAGGCTTGATACTTCAGGCTTTCTTGGTATGCAAAACGATGTTTACCAAGCAATGGCTGCAGCTGCACTTCAAGACATGAGAGGCATTGATCCCGCAAAAGCTGCTGCTTCACTTCTTCAGTTCCAAAATTCTTCGGGATTCTCAATGCAATCTCCGTCTTTAGTGCAGCCGCAGATGCTGCAGCAGCAACTCtctcagcagcagcaacaacaactctctcagcagcagcagcaacagctctctcagcagcagcagcagcagcaacagctcTCTcagcatcagcagcagcagcagcagcaacaggcGTATCTCGGCGTTCCTGAAACCCACCAGCCGCAGTCGCAGGCTCAGTCACAGTCAAACAATCTTCTTTCTCAGCAGCAGCAAGTAGTGGATAATCATAACCCGTCAGCATCCAGTCCTGCTGTTGTTTCCACTATGTCTCAGTTTGGTTCTGCTTCTCAGTCCAACACGTCACCACTCCAGTCCATGGCTTCTCTGTGTCACCAGCAAAGCTTCTCCGACACCAATGGAGGAAACAATCCTATTTCTCCGCTTCACAGTCTTCTCAGTAACTTCTCTCAAGATGAGTCATCTCAACTGCTCAACCTCACTAGGACTAACTCTGCAATGACTTCATCCGGTTGGCCATCAAAGCGTCCTGCAGTTGATTCATCGTTCCAGCACTCTGGAGCTGGTAACAACACTCAGTCCGTAATGGAGCAACTGGGACAGTCCCACACAAGCAACGTTCCTCCTAACGCTGTCTCGTTGCCTCCATTTCCGGGTGGTAGAGAGTGTTCAATCGAGCAAGAAGGAAGTGCCTCAGACCCGCATAGCCATCTTCTCTTCGGAGTCAACATAGACTCATCTTCTCTTTTGATGCCGAACGGAATGTCAAACCTTAGAAGCATTGGCATTGAAGGTGGCGACTCCACGACTTTACCCTTCACATCATCTAACTTCAACAACGATTTCTCGGGTAATCTTGCAATGACCACACCATCCAGTTGCATAGATGAATCAGGTTTTCTACAGTCGTCAGAAAACATTGGTTCCGAGAACCCACAATCTAATACCTTTGTGAAG GTGTACAAGTCAGGGTCTTTTGGGCGATCGTTAGATATATCGAAGTTTAGCAGCTACCACGAGCTGCGGAGCGAGCTTGCTCGCATGTTTGGCCTAGAAGGCCAATTAGAAGACCCTGTGAGATCAGGCTGGCAGCTTGTATTTGTTGACCGAGAGAACGACGTTCTTCTCCTCGGCGATGACCCTTGGCC GGAGTTTGTGAGCAGCGTGTGGTGCATTAAGATATTGTCACCACAAGAAGTGCAGCAAATGGGTAAAAGAGGCCTTGAGCTTCTCAATTCCGCGCCATCTTCCAACAATGTCGATAAGCTCCCGAGCAACGGGAACTGTGATGACTTTGGGAACAGGTCAGACCCGAGGAATCTCGGTAACGGTATCGCATCAGTTGGGGGTACATTCAACTACTAG
- the LOC104757377 gene encoding auxin response factor 6 isoform X4 — MRLSSAGFNPQPHEGEKRVLNSELWHACAGPLVSLPPVGSRVVYFPQGHSEQVAASTNKEVDAHIPNYPSLHPQLICQLHNVTMHADVETDEVYAQMTLQPLNAQEQKDPYLPAELGVPSRQPTNYFCKTLTASDTSTHGGFSVPRRAAEKVFPPLDYSQQPPAQELMARDLHDNEWKFRHIFRGQPKRHLLTTGWSVFVSAKRLVAGDSVLFIWNDKNQLLLGIRRANRPQTVMPSSVLSSDSMHLGLLAAAAHAAATNSRFTIFYNPRASPSEFVIPLAKYVKAVYHTRVSVGMRFRMLFETEESSVRRYMGTITGICDLDPTRWANSHWRSVKVGWDESTAGERQPRVSLWEIEPLTTFPMYPSPFPLRLKRPWPPGLPSFHGLKEDDMGMSMSSPLMWDRGLQSLNFQGMGVNPWMQPRLDTSGFLGMQNDVYQAMAAAALQDMRGIDPAKAAASLLQFQNSSGFSMQSPSLVQPQMLQQQLSQQQQQQLSQQQQQQLSQQQQQQQQLSQHQQQQQQQQAYLGVPETHQPQSQAQSQSNNLLSQQQQVVDNHNPSASSPAVVSTMSQFGSASQSNTSPLQSMASLCHQQSFSDTNGGNNPISPLHSLLSNFSQDESSQLLNLTRTNSAMTSSGWPSKRPAVDSSFQHSGAGNNTQSVMEQLGQSHTSNVPPNAVSLPPFPGGRECSIEQEGSASDPHSHLLFGVNIDSSSLLMPNGMSNLRSIGIEGGDSTTLPFTSSNFNNDFSGNLAMTTPSSCIDESGFLQSSENIGSENPQSNTFVKVYKSGSFGRSLDISKFSSYHELRSELARMFGLEGQLEDPVRSGWQLVFVDRENDVLLLGDDPWPEFVSSVWCIKILSPQEVQQMGKRGLELLNSAPSSNNVDKLPSNGNCDDFGNRSDPRNLGNGIASVGGTFNY; from the exons ATGAGATTGTCTTCAGCTGGGTTTAATCCTCAACCTCATGAAG GAGAGAAGAGAGTTCTTAATTCTGAGCTCTGGCATGCTTGTGCTGGTCCTCTTGTCTCGTTACCTCCTGTTGGAAGCAGAGTTGTGTATTTCCCTCAAGGTCACAGTGAACAG GTCGCTGCTTCGACCAACAAAGAAGTGGATGCTCATATACCAAACTATCCAAGCTTGCATCCGCAGCTTATCTGTCAGCTTCACAATGTCACAATGCAT GCTGATGTGGAGACTGATGAAGTCTATGCACAGATGACTTTACAACCTTTGAATGCG CAAGAGCAAAAAGATCCTTACCTTCCGGCGGAATTAGGTGTCCCAAGTAGACAGCCTACAAACTATTTCTGTAAAACTCTGACTGCTAGTGATACAAGCACTCATGGTGGTTTCTCTGTACCTCGCCGAGCTGCTGAGAAAGTTTTCCCTCCCTTG GATTACTCACAACAGCCTCCAGCTCAAGAGTTGATGGCGAGGGATCTGCATGATAACGAATGGAAGTTCAGGCATATCTTCCGAG GCCAACCAAAGAGACATCTCCTTACTACGGGTTGGAGCGTATTTGTGAGTGCTAAAAGGCTTGTTGCTGGTGACTCTGTGCTTTTCATCTG GAACGATAAGAATCAATTGCTTCTTGGTATAAGGCGAGCCAACCGACCACAAACTGTCATGCCTTCATCTGTTTTGTCAAGTGACAGTATGCATTTAGGTCTTCTTGCTGCAGCAGCTCATGCTGCCGCCACAAACAGCCGATTCACTATCTTCTATAACCCAAG GGCGAGTCCTTCAGAGTTCGTTATACCCCTGGCTAAGTATGTGAAAGCGGTTTATCACACTCGCGTCTCTGTTGGCATGCGGTTTAGGATGCTGTTTGAAACCGAAGAATCAAGTGTTCGTCG GTACATGGGTACAATAACTGGCATTTGTGATCTTGATCCTACTCGTTGGGCTAATTCTCATTGGCGGTCCGTTAAG GTTGGGTGGGACGAGTCTACTGCAGGGGAGAGACAACCGAGGGTTTCCTTGTGGGAAATTGAACCTTTAACGACATTTCCGATGTATCCATCTCCTTTCCCTCTCAGGCTTAAACGTCCTTGGCCTCCTGGTCTCCCATCTTTCCATG gCCTTAAAGAAGATGACATGGGTATGAGTATGAGTTCGCCGCTTATGTGGGATCGTGGTCTCCAATCTTTAAACTTTCAAGGTATGGGAGTAAACCCGTGGATGCAGCCGAGGCTTGATACTTCAGGCTTTCTTGGTATGCAAAACGATGTTTACCAAGCAATGGCTGCAGCTGCACTTCAAGACATGAGAGGCATTGATCCCGCAAAAGCTGCTGCTTCACTTCTTCAGTTCCAAAATTCTTCGGGATTCTCAATGCAATCTCCGTCTTTAGTGCAGCCGCAGATGCTGCAGCAGCAACTCtctcagcagcagcaacaacaactctctcagcagcagcagcaacagctctctcagcagcagcagcagcagcaacagctcTCTcagcatcagcagcagcagcagcagcaacaggcGTATCTCGGCGTTCCTGAAACCCACCAGCCGCAGTCGCAGGCTCAGTCACAGTCAAACAATCTTCTTTCTCAGCAGCAGCAAGTAGTGGATAATCATAACCCGTCAGCATCCAGTCCTGCTGTTGTTTCCACTATGTCTCAGTTTGGTTCTGCTTCTCAGTCCAACACGTCACCACTCCAGTCCATGGCTTCTCTGTGTCACCAGCAAAGCTTCTCCGACACCAATGGAGGAAACAATCCTATTTCTCCGCTTCACAGTCTTCTCAGTAACTTCTCTCAAGATGAGTCATCTCAACTGCTCAACCTCACTAGGACTAACTCTGCAATGACTTCATCCGGTTGGCCATCAAAGCGTCCTGCAGTTGATTCATCGTTCCAGCACTCTGGAGCTGGTAACAACACTCAGTCCGTAATGGAGCAACTGGGACAGTCCCACACAAGCAACGTTCCTCCTAACGCTGTCTCGTTGCCTCCATTTCCGGGTGGTAGAGAGTGTTCAATCGAGCAAGAAGGAAGTGCCTCAGACCCGCATAGCCATCTTCTCTTCGGAGTCAACATAGACTCATCTTCTCTTTTGATGCCGAACGGAATGTCAAACCTTAGAAGCATTGGCATTGAAGGTGGCGACTCCACGACTTTACCCTTCACATCATCTAACTTCAACAACGATTTCTCGGGTAATCTTGCAATGACCACACCATCCAGTTGCATAGATGAATCAGGTTTTCTACAGTCGTCAGAAAACATTGGTTCCGAGAACCCACAATCTAATACCTTTGTGAAG GTGTACAAGTCAGGGTCTTTTGGGCGATCGTTAGATATATCGAAGTTTAGCAGCTACCACGAGCTGCGGAGCGAGCTTGCTCGCATGTTTGGCCTAGAAGGCCAATTAGAAGACCCTGTGAGATCAGGCTGGCAGCTTGTATTTGTTGACCGAGAGAACGACGTTCTTCTCCTCGGCGATGACCCTTGGCC GGAGTTTGTGAGCAGCGTGTGGTGCATTAAGATATTGTCACCACAAGAAGTGCAGCAAATGGGTAAAAGAGGCCTTGAGCTTCTCAATTCCGCGCCATCTTCCAACAATGTCGATAAGCTCCCGAGCAACGGGAACTGTGATGACTTTGGGAACAGGTCAGACCCGAGGAATCTCGGTAACGGTATCGCATCAGTTGGGGGTACATTCAACTACTAG
- the LOC104757377 gene encoding auxin response factor 6 isoform X3 → MRLSSAGFNPQPHEVTGEKRVLNSELWHACAGPLVSLPPVGSRVVYFPQGHSEQVAASTNKEVDAHIPNYPSLHPQLICQLHNVTMHADVETDEVYAQMTLQPLNAQEQKDPYLPAELGVPSRQPTNYFCKTLTASDTSTHGGFSVPRRAAEKVFPPLDYSQQPPAQELMARDLHDNEWKFRHIFRGQPKRHLLTTGWSVFVSAKRLVAGDSVLFIWNDKNQLLLGIRRANRPQTVMPSSVLSSDSMHLGLLAAAAHAAATNSRFTIFYNPRASPSEFVIPLAKYVKAVYHTRVSVGMRFRMLFETEESSVRRYMGTITGICDLDPTRWANSHWRSVKVGWDESTAGERQPRVSLWEIEPLTTFPMYPSPFPLRLKRPWPPGLPSFHGLKEDDMGMSMSSPLMWDRGLQSLNFQGMGVNPWMQPRLDTSGFLGMQNDVYQAMAAAALQDMRGIDPAKAAASLLQFQNSSGFSMQSPSLVQPQMLQQQLSQQQQQQLSQQQQQQLSQQQQQQQQLSQHQQQQQQQQAYLGVPETHQPQSQAQSQSNNLLSQQQQVVDNHNPSASSPAVVSTMSQFGSASQSNTSPLQSMASLCHQQSFSDTNGGNNPISPLHSLLSNFSQDESSQLLNLTRTNSAMTSSGWPSKRPAVDSSFQHSGAGNNTQSVMEQLGQSHTSNVPPNAVSLPPFPGGRECSIEQEGSASDPHSHLLFGVNIDSSSLLMPNGMSNLRSIGIEGGDSTTLPFTSSNFNNDFSGNLAMTTPSSCIDESGFLQSSENIGSENPQSNTFVKVYKSGSFGRSLDISKFSSYHELRSELARMFGLEGQLEDPVRSGWQLVFVDRENDVLLLGDDPWPEFVSSVWCIKILSPQEVQQMGKRGLELLNSAPSSNNVDKLPSNGNCDDFGNRSDPRNLGNGIASVGGTFNY, encoded by the exons ATGAGATTGTCTTCAGCTGGGTTTAATCCTCAACCTCATGAAG TTACAGGAGAGAAGAGAGTTCTTAATTCTGAGCTCTGGCATGCTTGTGCTGGTCCTCTTGTCTCGTTACCTCCTGTTGGAAGCAGAGTTGTGTATTTCCCTCAAGGTCACAGTGAACAG GTCGCTGCTTCGACCAACAAAGAAGTGGATGCTCATATACCAAACTATCCAAGCTTGCATCCGCAGCTTATCTGTCAGCTTCACAATGTCACAATGCAT GCTGATGTGGAGACTGATGAAGTCTATGCACAGATGACTTTACAACCTTTGAATGCG CAAGAGCAAAAAGATCCTTACCTTCCGGCGGAATTAGGTGTCCCAAGTAGACAGCCTACAAACTATTTCTGTAAAACTCTGACTGCTAGTGATACAAGCACTCATGGTGGTTTCTCTGTACCTCGCCGAGCTGCTGAGAAAGTTTTCCCTCCCTTG GATTACTCACAACAGCCTCCAGCTCAAGAGTTGATGGCGAGGGATCTGCATGATAACGAATGGAAGTTCAGGCATATCTTCCGAG GCCAACCAAAGAGACATCTCCTTACTACGGGTTGGAGCGTATTTGTGAGTGCTAAAAGGCTTGTTGCTGGTGACTCTGTGCTTTTCATCTG GAACGATAAGAATCAATTGCTTCTTGGTATAAGGCGAGCCAACCGACCACAAACTGTCATGCCTTCATCTGTTTTGTCAAGTGACAGTATGCATTTAGGTCTTCTTGCTGCAGCAGCTCATGCTGCCGCCACAAACAGCCGATTCACTATCTTCTATAACCCAAG GGCGAGTCCTTCAGAGTTCGTTATACCCCTGGCTAAGTATGTGAAAGCGGTTTATCACACTCGCGTCTCTGTTGGCATGCGGTTTAGGATGCTGTTTGAAACCGAAGAATCAAGTGTTCGTCG GTACATGGGTACAATAACTGGCATTTGTGATCTTGATCCTACTCGTTGGGCTAATTCTCATTGGCGGTCCGTTAAG GTTGGGTGGGACGAGTCTACTGCAGGGGAGAGACAACCGAGGGTTTCCTTGTGGGAAATTGAACCTTTAACGACATTTCCGATGTATCCATCTCCTTTCCCTCTCAGGCTTAAACGTCCTTGGCCTCCTGGTCTCCCATCTTTCCATG gCCTTAAAGAAGATGACATGGGTATGAGTATGAGTTCGCCGCTTATGTGGGATCGTGGTCTCCAATCTTTAAACTTTCAAGGTATGGGAGTAAACCCGTGGATGCAGCCGAGGCTTGATACTTCAGGCTTTCTTGGTATGCAAAACGATGTTTACCAAGCAATGGCTGCAGCTGCACTTCAAGACATGAGAGGCATTGATCCCGCAAAAGCTGCTGCTTCACTTCTTCAGTTCCAAAATTCTTCGGGATTCTCAATGCAATCTCCGTCTTTAGTGCAGCCGCAGATGCTGCAGCAGCAACTCtctcagcagcagcaacaacaactctctcagcagcagcagcaacagctctctcagcagcagcagcagcagcaacagctcTCTcagcatcagcagcagcagcagcagcaacaggcGTATCTCGGCGTTCCTGAAACCCACCAGCCGCAGTCGCAGGCTCAGTCACAGTCAAACAATCTTCTTTCTCAGCAGCAGCAAGTAGTGGATAATCATAACCCGTCAGCATCCAGTCCTGCTGTTGTTTCCACTATGTCTCAGTTTGGTTCTGCTTCTCAGTCCAACACGTCACCACTCCAGTCCATGGCTTCTCTGTGTCACCAGCAAAGCTTCTCCGACACCAATGGAGGAAACAATCCTATTTCTCCGCTTCACAGTCTTCTCAGTAACTTCTCTCAAGATGAGTCATCTCAACTGCTCAACCTCACTAGGACTAACTCTGCAATGACTTCATCCGGTTGGCCATCAAAGCGTCCTGCAGTTGATTCATCGTTCCAGCACTCTGGAGCTGGTAACAACACTCAGTCCGTAATGGAGCAACTGGGACAGTCCCACACAAGCAACGTTCCTCCTAACGCTGTCTCGTTGCCTCCATTTCCGGGTGGTAGAGAGTGTTCAATCGAGCAAGAAGGAAGTGCCTCAGACCCGCATAGCCATCTTCTCTTCGGAGTCAACATAGACTCATCTTCTCTTTTGATGCCGAACGGAATGTCAAACCTTAGAAGCATTGGCATTGAAGGTGGCGACTCCACGACTTTACCCTTCACATCATCTAACTTCAACAACGATTTCTCGGGTAATCTTGCAATGACCACACCATCCAGTTGCATAGATGAATCAGGTTTTCTACAGTCGTCAGAAAACATTGGTTCCGAGAACCCACAATCTAATACCTTTGTGAAG GTGTACAAGTCAGGGTCTTTTGGGCGATCGTTAGATATATCGAAGTTTAGCAGCTACCACGAGCTGCGGAGCGAGCTTGCTCGCATGTTTGGCCTAGAAGGCCAATTAGAAGACCCTGTGAGATCAGGCTGGCAGCTTGTATTTGTTGACCGAGAGAACGACGTTCTTCTCCTCGGCGATGACCCTTGGCC GGAGTTTGTGAGCAGCGTGTGGTGCATTAAGATATTGTCACCACAAGAAGTGCAGCAAATGGGTAAAAGAGGCCTTGAGCTTCTCAATTCCGCGCCATCTTCCAACAATGTCGATAAGCTCCCGAGCAACGGGAACTGTGATGACTTTGGGAACAGGTCAGACCCGAGGAATCTCGGTAACGGTATCGCATCAGTTGGGGGTACATTCAACTACTAG
- the LOC104757377 gene encoding auxin response factor 6 isoform X1, which produces MRLSSAGFNPQPHEVTGEKRVLNSELWHACAGPLVSLPPVGSRVVYFPQGHSEQVAASTNKEVDAHIPNYPSLHPQLICQLHNVTMHADVETDEVYAQMTLQPLNAQEQKDPYLPAELGVPSRQPTNYFCKTLTASDTSTHGGFSVPRRAAEKVFPPLDYSQQPPAQELMARDLHDNEWKFRHIFRGQPKRHLLTTGWSVFVSAKRLVAGDSVLFIWNDKNQLLLGIRRANRPQTVMPSSVLSSDSMHLGLLAAAAHAAATNSRFTIFYNPRNPLFFRASPSEFVIPLAKYVKAVYHTRVSVGMRFRMLFETEESSVRRYMGTITGICDLDPTRWANSHWRSVKVGWDESTAGERQPRVSLWEIEPLTTFPMYPSPFPLRLKRPWPPGLPSFHGLKEDDMGMSMSSPLMWDRGLQSLNFQGMGVNPWMQPRLDTSGFLGMQNDVYQAMAAAALQDMRGIDPAKAAASLLQFQNSSGFSMQSPSLVQPQMLQQQLSQQQQQQLSQQQQQQLSQQQQQQQQLSQHQQQQQQQQAYLGVPETHQPQSQAQSQSNNLLSQQQQVVDNHNPSASSPAVVSTMSQFGSASQSNTSPLQSMASLCHQQSFSDTNGGNNPISPLHSLLSNFSQDESSQLLNLTRTNSAMTSSGWPSKRPAVDSSFQHSGAGNNTQSVMEQLGQSHTSNVPPNAVSLPPFPGGRECSIEQEGSASDPHSHLLFGVNIDSSSLLMPNGMSNLRSIGIEGGDSTTLPFTSSNFNNDFSGNLAMTTPSSCIDESGFLQSSENIGSENPQSNTFVKVYKSGSFGRSLDISKFSSYHELRSELARMFGLEGQLEDPVRSGWQLVFVDRENDVLLLGDDPWPEFVSSVWCIKILSPQEVQQMGKRGLELLNSAPSSNNVDKLPSNGNCDDFGNRSDPRNLGNGIASVGGTFNY; this is translated from the exons ATGAGATTGTCTTCAGCTGGGTTTAATCCTCAACCTCATGAAG TTACAGGAGAGAAGAGAGTTCTTAATTCTGAGCTCTGGCATGCTTGTGCTGGTCCTCTTGTCTCGTTACCTCCTGTTGGAAGCAGAGTTGTGTATTTCCCTCAAGGTCACAGTGAACAG GTCGCTGCTTCGACCAACAAAGAAGTGGATGCTCATATACCAAACTATCCAAGCTTGCATCCGCAGCTTATCTGTCAGCTTCACAATGTCACAATGCAT GCTGATGTGGAGACTGATGAAGTCTATGCACAGATGACTTTACAACCTTTGAATGCG CAAGAGCAAAAAGATCCTTACCTTCCGGCGGAATTAGGTGTCCCAAGTAGACAGCCTACAAACTATTTCTGTAAAACTCTGACTGCTAGTGATACAAGCACTCATGGTGGTTTCTCTGTACCTCGCCGAGCTGCTGAGAAAGTTTTCCCTCCCTTG GATTACTCACAACAGCCTCCAGCTCAAGAGTTGATGGCGAGGGATCTGCATGATAACGAATGGAAGTTCAGGCATATCTTCCGAG GCCAACCAAAGAGACATCTCCTTACTACGGGTTGGAGCGTATTTGTGAGTGCTAAAAGGCTTGTTGCTGGTGACTCTGTGCTTTTCATCTG GAACGATAAGAATCAATTGCTTCTTGGTATAAGGCGAGCCAACCGACCACAAACTGTCATGCCTTCATCTGTTTTGTCAAGTGACAGTATGCATTTAGGTCTTCTTGCTGCAGCAGCTCATGCTGCCGCCACAAACAGCCGATTCACTATCTTCTATAACCCAAG GAATCCGCTTTTCTTCAGGGCGAGTCCTTCAGAGTTCGTTATACCCCTGGCTAAGTATGTGAAAGCGGTTTATCACACTCGCGTCTCTGTTGGCATGCGGTTTAGGATGCTGTTTGAAACCGAAGAATCAAGTGTTCGTCG GTACATGGGTACAATAACTGGCATTTGTGATCTTGATCCTACTCGTTGGGCTAATTCTCATTGGCGGTCCGTTAAG GTTGGGTGGGACGAGTCTACTGCAGGGGAGAGACAACCGAGGGTTTCCTTGTGGGAAATTGAACCTTTAACGACATTTCCGATGTATCCATCTCCTTTCCCTCTCAGGCTTAAACGTCCTTGGCCTCCTGGTCTCCCATCTTTCCATG gCCTTAAAGAAGATGACATGGGTATGAGTATGAGTTCGCCGCTTATGTGGGATCGTGGTCTCCAATCTTTAAACTTTCAAGGTATGGGAGTAAACCCGTGGATGCAGCCGAGGCTTGATACTTCAGGCTTTCTTGGTATGCAAAACGATGTTTACCAAGCAATGGCTGCAGCTGCACTTCAAGACATGAGAGGCATTGATCCCGCAAAAGCTGCTGCTTCACTTCTTCAGTTCCAAAATTCTTCGGGATTCTCAATGCAATCTCCGTCTTTAGTGCAGCCGCAGATGCTGCAGCAGCAACTCtctcagcagcagcaacaacaactctctcagcagcagcagcaacagctctctcagcagcagcagcagcagcaacagctcTCTcagcatcagcagcagcagcagcagcaacaggcGTATCTCGGCGTTCCTGAAACCCACCAGCCGCAGTCGCAGGCTCAGTCACAGTCAAACAATCTTCTTTCTCAGCAGCAGCAAGTAGTGGATAATCATAACCCGTCAGCATCCAGTCCTGCTGTTGTTTCCACTATGTCTCAGTTTGGTTCTGCTTCTCAGTCCAACACGTCACCACTCCAGTCCATGGCTTCTCTGTGTCACCAGCAAAGCTTCTCCGACACCAATGGAGGAAACAATCCTATTTCTCCGCTTCACAGTCTTCTCAGTAACTTCTCTCAAGATGAGTCATCTCAACTGCTCAACCTCACTAGGACTAACTCTGCAATGACTTCATCCGGTTGGCCATCAAAGCGTCCTGCAGTTGATTCATCGTTCCAGCACTCTGGAGCTGGTAACAACACTCAGTCCGTAATGGAGCAACTGGGACAGTCCCACACAAGCAACGTTCCTCCTAACGCTGTCTCGTTGCCTCCATTTCCGGGTGGTAGAGAGTGTTCAATCGAGCAAGAAGGAAGTGCCTCAGACCCGCATAGCCATCTTCTCTTCGGAGTCAACATAGACTCATCTTCTCTTTTGATGCCGAACGGAATGTCAAACCTTAGAAGCATTGGCATTGAAGGTGGCGACTCCACGACTTTACCCTTCACATCATCTAACTTCAACAACGATTTCTCGGGTAATCTTGCAATGACCACACCATCCAGTTGCATAGATGAATCAGGTTTTCTACAGTCGTCAGAAAACATTGGTTCCGAGAACCCACAATCTAATACCTTTGTGAAG GTGTACAAGTCAGGGTCTTTTGGGCGATCGTTAGATATATCGAAGTTTAGCAGCTACCACGAGCTGCGGAGCGAGCTTGCTCGCATGTTTGGCCTAGAAGGCCAATTAGAAGACCCTGTGAGATCAGGCTGGCAGCTTGTATTTGTTGACCGAGAGAACGACGTTCTTCTCCTCGGCGATGACCCTTGGCC GGAGTTTGTGAGCAGCGTGTGGTGCATTAAGATATTGTCACCACAAGAAGTGCAGCAAATGGGTAAAAGAGGCCTTGAGCTTCTCAATTCCGCGCCATCTTCCAACAATGTCGATAAGCTCCCGAGCAACGGGAACTGTGATGACTTTGGGAACAGGTCAGACCCGAGGAATCTCGGTAACGGTATCGCATCAGTTGGGGGTACATTCAACTACTAG